The Piliocolobus tephrosceles isolate RC106 chromosome 2, ASM277652v3, whole genome shotgun sequence genome window below encodes:
- the RPL22L1 gene encoding 60S ribosomal protein L22-like 1 isoform X2, which produces MAPKDKKPKRSTWKFNLDLTHPVEDGIFDSGNFEQFLREKVKVNGKTGNLGNVVHIERFKNKITVVSEKQFSKRYLKYLTKKYLKKNNLRDWLRVVASDKETYELRYFQISQDEDESESED; this is translated from the exons ATGGCGCCG AAAGACAAGAAGCCCAAAAGGTCAACCTGGAAGTTTAATTTGGACCTCACTCATCCAGTAGAAGATGGAATTTTTGATTCTGGAAATTTT gAACAATTTCTACGGGAGAAGGTTAAAGTCAATGGCAAAACTGGAAATCTCGGGAATGTTGTTCACATTGAACGCTTCAAGAATAAAATCACAGTTGTTTCTGAGAAACAATTCTCTAAAAG gtatttgAAATACCTTACCAAGAAATACCTTAAGAAAAACAATCTTCGTGATTGGCTTCGAGTGGTTGCATCTGACAAGGAGACCTATGAACTTCGTTACTTCCAGATTAGTCAAGATGAAGATGAATCAGAGTCGGAGGACTAG
- the RPL22L1 gene encoding 60S ribosomal protein L22-like 1 isoform X1, which produces MAPQKDKKPKRSTWKFNLDLTHPVEDGIFDSGNFEQFLREKVKVNGKTGNLGNVVHIERFKNKITVVSEKQFSKRYLKYLTKKYLKKNNLRDWLRVVASDKETYELRYFQISQDEDESESED; this is translated from the exons ATGGCGCCG CAGAAAGACAAGAAGCCCAAAAGGTCAACCTGGAAGTTTAATTTGGACCTCACTCATCCAGTAGAAGATGGAATTTTTGATTCTGGAAATTTT gAACAATTTCTACGGGAGAAGGTTAAAGTCAATGGCAAAACTGGAAATCTCGGGAATGTTGTTCACATTGAACGCTTCAAGAATAAAATCACAGTTGTTTCTGAGAAACAATTCTCTAAAAG gtatttgAAATACCTTACCAAGAAATACCTTAAGAAAAACAATCTTCGTGATTGGCTTCGAGTGGTTGCATCTGACAAGGAGACCTATGAACTTCGTTACTTCCAGATTAGTCAAGATGAAGATGAATCAGAGTCGGAGGACTAG